The following proteins come from a genomic window of Pichia kudriavzevii chromosome 1, complete sequence:
- a CDS encoding uncharacterized protein (PKUD0A03420), translated as MEIIDQLAEKITLDELRQNVLSEDTSLPRDTEILNRITTEYLLQHEEPTLKWAITLIDVATVIDVSYAMHTLVNLLTYVYPLKFTIEEFSPFFFSSDDGCTKRRKLLTNNFRLQGKVKPGSRLLLLYRNLVTRIPQWLPDNLKIIANWKDFIISSFDITDKLLQTHDWHMFPSLYRGAESKFSQSARKSAFLDYISLQSRLFDANLIASINDATVQPQLYGISKIIDISTKGKVVKWSLDEDAFIQQIRTKSGYWSLRLQLLILLEYIHSQQTGAFQEMVKLGMKEYSKAKLPTLPPIQSNNKVDAHLKKAWSVLKTRKFNEKCIRSIFNQERTWTKMKVKQFTHPKMDQPLRESKISKEMKKRPKFVHRLGTPTLSRLWRVDDTNLSSLSESILPSSYALSHSDFYIAKENAFNFLNE; from the coding sequence ATGGAAATTATCGATCAACTGgcagaaaaaataacacTAGATGAACTCCGTCAAAATGTTCTCAGTGAAGATACTTCTTTACCAAGGGATACGGAGATTCTCAATAGAATAACTACTGAGTACTTACTTCAGCACGAGGAACCAACATTAAAATGGGCAATCACTCTAATAGACGTAGCTACTGTGATTGATGTTAGTTATGCAATGCATACGCTGGTCAACTTATTAACTTACGTTTATCCATTGAAATTTACgattgaagaattttctcccttttttttctcgtcTGATGATGGATGTACCAAAAGGCGCAAGTTGTTGACTAATAATTTTAGATTGCAGGGCAAAGTAAAACCTGGCTCGAGATTGTTATTGCTATATCGGAATTTAGTTACACGTATACCACAATGGTTACCTGACAATCTGAAAATAATTGCCAACTGGAAAGATTTTATAATCTCTTCATTTGACATAACCGACAAATTGTTGCAAACACATGACTGGCATATGTTCCCATCCTTATACAGAGGTGCAGAGTCCAAATTCTCACAGTCAGCACGTAAGTCTGCCTTTTTAGATTATATCTCCTTACAGTCGAGATTGTTTGATGCGAACTTAATAGCTAGTATCAACGATGCAACTGTTCAGCCTCAGTTATATGGAATCTCaaaaatcattgatataTCAACAAAGGGTAAAGTTGTGAAATGGTCTcttgatgaagatgcatTTATCCAGCAAATTAGGACAAAATCAGGGTACTGGTCATTACGACTTCAGTTGCTTATATTGTTAGAATACATCCACTCGCAACAAACGGGGGCATTCCAAGAGATGGTGAAACTAGGAATGAAAGAATACTCAAAGGCAAAGTTACCAACATTACCTCCAATTCAATCGAACAATAAGGTTGATGCACATCTAAAGAAGGCGTGGTCTGTGCTAAAGACTAGGAAATTCAACGAAAAGTGTATTCGTAGTATATTCAATCAAGAACGTACATGGACGAAAATGAAAGTCAAACAATTTACACATCCTAAGATGGACCAGCCCCTACgagaatccaaaatcagcaaagaaatgaagaagagacCCAAATTTGTGCACAGGCTAGGAACGCCCACACTGTCTCGTTTATGGCGAGTTGATGACACCAACCTGTCTTCATTATCGGAGTCAATACTACCTTCTTCTTATGCATTATCACACTCTGATTTCTACATAGCAAAGGAAAATGCCTTCAATTTCCTAAATGAGTAA